From the Sphingomonas phyllosphaerae 5.2 genome, one window contains:
- a CDS encoding aldehyde dehydrogenase (NADP(+)), whose protein sequence is MIDGAMLIGAEARQADKRFTSVDPSTGETLTPDFSSAGPDAVDAACALAAEAFAAYSATSPEARGAFLDGIAEEILAIGDDLIVRATQESGLPRARIEGERGRTLGQLKLFAQVVRQGDWLDATIDPAMPDRQPLPRPDLRRMNVALGPVAVFGASNFPLAFSVAGGDTASALAAGCPVVVKGHPAHPGTGELVARAIARAVEKAGLPKGVFSYLPGETNELGGALVRDPRVKAVGFTGSRGGGMALMKIAAERDEPIPVYAEMSAINPVVIMPHALEARGAALAPAYVQSLTMGAGQFCTNPGLVLALAGPALDAFVAAAGTALTESAPSTMLTPGIHASFEKGVEALASHAAVTTVARGKVGEGVNQAVGALFRTDADAFLADRALGHEVFGSSSIVVACRDLEELKKVIASLEGQLTATLQIDAEDEAEAKQLIPVLADRVGRILVNGWPTGVEVAPAMVHGGPFPATSDGRTTSVGTSAIYRFLRPVSLQNLPAALLPDALSDRNPWGIARRIDGKREASPR, encoded by the coding sequence ATGATCGACGGAGCGATGCTCATCGGCGCCGAGGCGCGTCAGGCTGACAAGCGGTTCACTTCTGTCGATCCGTCGACCGGGGAGACGCTGACCCCGGACTTCTCCTCCGCCGGCCCCGACGCGGTCGACGCCGCCTGCGCGCTGGCAGCCGAGGCGTTTGCCGCCTATTCGGCGACCAGCCCGGAGGCGCGCGGCGCGTTCCTCGATGGAATCGCGGAGGAAATCCTCGCGATCGGTGACGACCTGATCGTCCGCGCGACGCAGGAAAGCGGCCTGCCGCGCGCCCGGATCGAGGGTGAGCGCGGCCGTACCCTCGGGCAGTTGAAGCTGTTCGCGCAGGTCGTTCGTCAGGGCGACTGGCTCGACGCGACGATCGATCCGGCGATGCCCGATCGCCAGCCGCTCCCGCGCCCCGATCTGCGCCGCATGAACGTGGCGCTCGGTCCCGTTGCGGTGTTCGGCGCCTCGAACTTCCCGCTCGCCTTCTCGGTCGCCGGCGGTGACACCGCCTCGGCGCTCGCGGCGGGTTGCCCGGTGGTCGTGAAGGGTCATCCCGCGCACCCCGGCACCGGCGAGCTGGTGGCGCGTGCGATCGCCCGTGCCGTCGAAAAGGCCGGGCTCCCCAAGGGCGTGTTCTCCTATCTGCCCGGCGAAACCAACGAGCTGGGCGGCGCGCTGGTCCGCGATCCGCGCGTCAAGGCGGTCGGTTTCACCGGCTCGCGCGGCGGCGGCATGGCGCTCATGAAGATCGCCGCCGAGCGTGACGAGCCGATCCCGGTCTATGCCGAGATGTCGGCGATCAACCCGGTGGTCATCATGCCGCACGCGCTCGAAGCGCGCGGCGCGGCGCTGGCGCCGGCCTATGTCCAGTCGCTCACGATGGGCGCCGGACAATTCTGCACCAACCCCGGCCTCGTCCTCGCGCTCGCCGGTCCGGCGCTCGACGCGTTCGTCGCGGCGGCAGGCACCGCGCTCACCGAGAGCGCGCCGAGCACGATGCTCACGCCCGGCATCCACGCCAGCTTCGAAAAGGGCGTCGAGGCGCTCGCCAGCCACGCCGCGGTCACCACCGTCGCGCGCGGCAAGGTCGGTGAAGGTGTCAATCAGGCGGTCGGCGCACTGTTCCGCACCGACGCCGACGCCTTCCTCGCCGACCGTGCGCTCGGCCACGAGGTGTTCGGCTCGTCCTCGATCGTCGTGGCGTGCCGCGATCTGGAAGAGCTGAAGAAGGTCATCGCCAGCCTCGAAGGCCAGCTGACCGCGACGCTCCAGATCGATGCCGAGGACGAGGCCGAAGCCAAGCAACTGATTCCGGTGCTCGCCGACCGCGTCGGCCGCATCCTGGTCAACGGCTGGCCGACCGGCGTCGAAGTGGCGCCGGCGATGGTTCACGGCGGCCCCTTCCCGGCCACCAGCGACGGCCGCACCACGTCGGTGGGCACGTCGGCGATCTATCGCTTCCTGCGTCCGGTCAGCCTCCAGAACCTGCCTGCCGCACTGCTGCCCGATGCGTTGTCGGACAGGAATCCGTGGGGCATCGCCCGCCGCATCGACGGCAAGCGCGAAGCTTCACCGCGGTAA
- a CDS encoding TonB-dependent receptor — MSLIVRRPALRAVLLGAAAATALTAATSRAQTQPTGPGGQVPSPATQVDTAADPNAQVPQGAVQGIEDATDSSQPTNDIVVTGIRASLQSATNAKRNSVGFGDSIFAEDIGKLPATNLAETLNRIPGVRLNRDISGEGTQVSIRGLGPSFSKVLLNGTQFAVASDGGTNGTGGGNREVDLDFFPSELFTRLDVAKSATASTLEGGIAGTVNLRNARPFDKPGTHVTVVAQGAYTDTNDRVGPRGALVASHTFGDTFGILVGVAGVRQKTRIDGYDTVGFTDANLALCQPATGACNPGGNGFSFATSVPANVGRGLVTGAPVDLAATSGLPLSQLATAILPRLGRPVLTEGTRERISAIGAMEWRPSDALHFALDGIYAKSKRNYLRSNMNWQVRNSGPGTSPQSTGGMVPFDVEVDQNNVVTSGIFANSSFFSENSFFNQDTEFWNVTPSASWRPSDMLKIDLSANWGKSNFFREQPTFAFQTAPNSGVEVTYDNTTNSPQPIISANRDLGDPNLGWQWYRVNVSNVRRETETKGAHLDLMYGNDTLNVKFGAAYDEAARSVRAFDNTPAFQASVCGATCDGNSGSVPTGQIAQYLNRGVSNFGKLSSGQFGVTSFIIPDLNRLAQATNYAQFRDNAPEVRGSVTGGATGDVFEKVYGGYFEVNGVSALFGRELRANAGFRYVWTDQRVVGPSQIGNSIIDITADSNYEEVLPSANISYDLFPNLKLRFAVSKTLTRPDAGSILPGVTFSDPSAQIASAGNPTLQPYTSDNIDLGGEFYTGGAGYVGVSLFRKSINGFTATIQEQATFGSLNIPFSSLIQTQQNALTDRARAAGLAVDATPVSVNRPVNLQTLVIKGIEGTWNQPLDFVVKGLGFQANGTHITQDSDPVLIGGTQQTLFAPGVPRWGYNVQGYYENYGLSLSLNYVWQGDVIAANAPQNNLNVPLRADARGQLDLSAGYQLPFLDKAMRLTLDVLNITNKPLRTTIGYDNAAYSVYYPGRQVLVGLRASF, encoded by the coding sequence ATGAGTTTGATCGTTCGTCGTCCGGCGCTGCGCGCCGTGTTGCTCGGCGCTGCCGCCGCCACCGCGTTGACCGCCGCCACCTCCCGCGCGCAGACGCAGCCGACCGGCCCGGGTGGCCAGGTCCCGTCGCCCGCCACGCAGGTCGACACCGCCGCCGATCCGAATGCGCAGGTGCCGCAGGGTGCCGTGCAGGGGATCGAGGATGCGACCGACTCGTCGCAGCCCACCAACGACATCGTCGTCACCGGCATCCGCGCCTCGTTGCAGAGCGCGACCAATGCCAAGCGCAACTCGGTCGGCTTCGGCGATTCGATCTTCGCCGAGGATATCGGCAAGCTGCCGGCAACCAATCTCGCCGAAACGCTGAACCGCATCCCCGGCGTGCGCCTGAACCGCGACATCAGCGGCGAGGGCACGCAGGTGTCGATCCGCGGTCTTGGCCCCAGCTTCTCGAAGGTGCTGCTGAACGGCACGCAGTTCGCGGTCGCCTCGGACGGGGGCACCAACGGCACCGGCGGCGGCAATCGTGAGGTCGATCTCGACTTCTTCCCGTCCGAACTGTTCACGCGGCTGGACGTCGCCAAGTCGGCCACCGCCTCCACGCTGGAGGGCGGCATCGCCGGCACCGTCAACCTGCGCAACGCCCGCCCGTTCGACAAGCCGGGCACCCACGTCACGGTCGTGGCGCAGGGCGCGTACACCGATACCAATGACAGGGTCGGGCCACGCGGCGCGCTCGTCGCCAGTCACACGTTCGGCGACACGTTCGGCATCCTGGTCGGCGTCGCGGGCGTGCGTCAGAAGACGCGCATCGACGGCTACGACACGGTCGGCTTCACCGACGCCAATCTGGCGTTGTGCCAGCCGGCGACCGGCGCCTGCAATCCCGGCGGCAACGGCTTCAGCTTCGCCACCTCCGTTCCGGCCAATGTCGGGCGCGGGCTGGTGACGGGGGCGCCCGTCGATCTGGCCGCCACCTCGGGCCTGCCGCTGTCGCAGCTCGCCACCGCGATCCTGCCGCGGCTCGGCCGCCCGGTGCTGACCGAAGGCACGCGTGAGCGCATCTCGGCGATCGGCGCGATGGAGTGGCGTCCCTCCGACGCGCTCCACTTTGCGCTCGACGGCATCTACGCCAAGTCGAAGCGCAATTACCTGCGCTCGAACATGAACTGGCAGGTGCGCAATTCCGGTCCGGGTACGTCGCCGCAATCGACCGGTGGCATGGTGCCGTTCGATGTCGAGGTCGACCAGAACAACGTCGTGACCTCCGGCATCTTCGCCAATTCGTCGTTCTTCTCGGAAAACAGCTTCTTCAACCAGGACACCGAGTTCTGGAACGTGACGCCCAGCGCGTCATGGCGTCCCAGCGACATGCTGAAGATCGACCTGTCGGCGAACTGGGGCAAGAGCAACTTCTTCCGCGAACAGCCGACCTTCGCATTCCAGACCGCGCCGAATTCCGGCGTGGAGGTCACCTACGACAACACCACGAACAGCCCGCAGCCGATCATTTCGGCCAACCGCGACCTCGGCGATCCGAACCTCGGCTGGCAATGGTACCGCGTCAACGTCAGCAACGTGCGCCGCGAGACCGAGACCAAGGGCGCGCACCTCGACCTGATGTACGGCAACGATACGCTCAACGTGAAGTTCGGCGCAGCCTATGACGAGGCGGCGCGCAGCGTGCGCGCGTTCGACAACACGCCCGCATTCCAGGCGTCGGTGTGCGGCGCGACGTGCGACGGCAACAGCGGATCGGTGCCGACCGGCCAGATCGCGCAATATCTCAACCGCGGCGTCAGCAACTTCGGCAAGCTTTCCAGCGGCCAGTTCGGCGTCACCAGCTTCATCATCCCCGACCTGAACCGGCTGGCGCAGGCGACCAACTATGCGCAGTTCCGCGACAATGCGCCGGAAGTGCGCGGCTCGGTGACCGGCGGCGCGACCGGCGACGTCTTCGAGAAGGTCTACGGCGGCTATTTCGAGGTCAACGGCGTGTCCGCGCTGTTCGGGCGCGAACTGCGCGCGAACGCCGGCTTCCGCTATGTGTGGACCGACCAGCGCGTCGTCGGGCCGAGCCAGATCGGCAACTCGATCATCGATATCACCGCGGACTCGAATTACGAGGAAGTGCTCCCGTCGGCGAACATCAGCTACGATCTGTTCCCCAATCTGAAGCTGCGGTTCGCGGTGTCGAAGACGCTGACGCGGCCGGACGCCGGCTCGATCCTGCCGGGCGTCACCTTCTCCGATCCGTCGGCCCAGATCGCCAGCGCGGGCAACCCGACGCTCCAGCCCTATACCTCGGACAACATCGATCTGGGTGGCGAGTTTTACACAGGTGGCGCGGGCTACGTCGGCGTTTCGCTGTTCCGCAAGAGCATCAACGGCTTCACCGCCACGATCCAGGAGCAGGCGACGTTCGGCAGCCTCAACATCCCGTTCAGCTCGCTGATCCAGACGCAGCAGAACGCGCTGACCGATCGTGCACGCGCCGCGGGCCTGGCCGTCGATGCCACGCCGGTCAGCGTCAACCGCCCGGTCAATTTGCAGACGCTGGTGATCAAGGGGATCGAGGGGACGTGGAACCAGCCGCTCGACTTCGTCGTCAAGGGGCTCGGCTTCCAGGCGAACGGCACGCATATCACGCAGGATTCCGATCCGGTGCTGATCGGCGGGACGCAGCAGACCTTGTTCGCGCCGGGCGTGCCGCGCTGGGGCTATAACGTTCAGGGCTATTACGAGAATTATGGCCTGTCGCTCAGCCTGAACTACGTGTGGCAGGGCGATGTGATCGCCGCCAACGCACCGCAGAACAACCTGAACGTGCCGCTTCGCGCCGATGCGCGCGGGCAGCTGGATCTGTCGGCGGGGTATCAGCTGCCGTTCCTGGACAAGGCGATGCGCCTGACCCTCGACGTGCTGAACATCACCAACAAGCCGCTGCGCACGACCATCGGCTACGACAATGCCGCGTACAGCGTTTACTATCCGGGGCGTCAGGTCCTGGTCGGCCTGCGCGCCAGCTTCTAG
- a CDS encoding DUF5597 domain-containing protein: MIRAALIATLLATSVSAFAAPAFAEVPRLAKQGDATQLIVGGKPRLLIAGELSNSAASSAAYMAPHWARLKAMHLNTVLAPVSWELIEPQEGRFDWSSVDAMLKDARANDLKLVILWFGAWKNSMSTYVPGWVKRDQARFPRAALPNGQSVEILSTFGEQTLAADQRAYAALMAHLKAVDGTQNTVVMMQVENEIGMLPVVRDYGAAANAAFAQPVPAELTAYLTQHRDTLVPAMKAMWVARGAKTEGTWTELFGDGDAAAEVFAAWHYARFADALTRAGKAAYPLPMYVNVALNRPGRAPGEYPSGGPLPHLIDVWKAGAPALDFLAPDIYFPDFTRIVDTYKRPDNPLFIPEAHNADNPIVPANAFYAIGEHDAIGFGPFSIDSVDEAPGKLGEAYAVLEQLSPHILAAQGSGRMAGFKPRQAYDESLDYAPQTRDIGDYRFTIAYADIQRPTMTAETAGYGGIIIQTGAEEYLIAGQGITVTFAARDAGAGAGVGGGPALAGIDRAEEGVFDGAGRWVAGRVLNGDQTHQGRHIRLAPGAWQIQKVRLYRYK; encoded by the coding sequence ATGATTCGCGCCGCCCTGATCGCCACCCTGCTCGCTACCTCCGTTTCCGCCTTTGCCGCCCCTGCCTTTGCCGAAGTGCCGCGGCTCGCCAAACAGGGCGATGCGACACAGTTGATCGTCGGCGGCAAACCGCGGCTGCTGATCGCGGGCGAATTGAGCAATTCGGCGGCGTCGAGTGCGGCGTATATGGCCCCGCACTGGGCACGCCTGAAGGCGATGCATCTCAACACCGTGCTCGCGCCGGTATCGTGGGAACTGATCGAGCCGCAGGAGGGGCGTTTCGACTGGTCGAGCGTCGACGCGATGTTGAAGGACGCGCGCGCGAACGACCTGAAGCTGGTGATCCTGTGGTTCGGCGCGTGGAAGAATTCGATGTCGACCTACGTGCCCGGCTGGGTGAAGCGCGATCAGGCGCGGTTCCCGCGCGCGGCGCTGCCCAACGGGCAGTCGGTCGAGATCCTCTCGACGTTCGGCGAACAGACGCTGGCCGCGGACCAGCGCGCCTATGCGGCGCTGATGGCGCATCTGAAGGCGGTCGACGGCACGCAGAACACCGTGGTGATGATGCAGGTGGAAAACGAGATCGGGATGCTGCCGGTCGTGCGCGATTATGGCGCCGCCGCCAACGCCGCCTTCGCGCAGCCGGTGCCGGCGGAGCTGACCGCATATCTGACGCAGCATCGCGACACGCTGGTGCCGGCGATGAAGGCGATGTGGGTGGCGCGCGGCGCGAAGACGGAAGGAACGTGGACCGAGCTGTTCGGTGACGGCGATGCGGCGGCGGAGGTGTTCGCGGCGTGGCACTACGCGCGCTTCGCGGACGCGCTGACCCGCGCCGGCAAGGCGGCCTATCCGTTGCCGATGTACGTCAACGTGGCGCTGAACCGGCCGGGCCGCGCGCCGGGCGAATACCCCAGCGGTGGCCCGTTGCCGCACCTGATCGACGTGTGGAAAGCGGGGGCGCCCGCGCTCGATTTCCTGGCACCCGACATCTACTTTCCGGACTTCACCCGGATCGTCGACACCTACAAGCGCCCGGACAATCCGCTGTTCATCCCCGAGGCGCACAACGCCGACAATCCGATCGTTCCCGCCAACGCCTTCTACGCGATCGGGGAACATGACGCGATCGGCTTCGGTCCGTTCTCGATCGACTCGGTGGACGAGGCGCCGGGCAAGCTGGGCGAGGCATATGCGGTGCTTGAGCAACTCTCGCCGCACATCCTCGCCGCGCAGGGCAGCGGGCGAATGGCGGGGTTCAAGCCGCGGCAGGCCTATGACGAATCGCTCGACTATGCGCCCCAGACCCGCGACATCGGCGATTATCGCTTCACGATCGCCTATGCCGATATCCAGCGCCCGACGATGACGGCGGAGACCGCCGGGTATGGCGGGATCATCATCCAGACCGGCGCCGAGGAATATCTGATTGCCGGGCAAGGCATCACCGTCACCTTCGCAGCGCGCGACGCGGGAGCGGGCGCAGGAGTGGGTGGCGGGCCGGCGCTGGCCGGCATCGACCGCGCCGAGGAGGGCGTGTTCGATGGCGCCGGGCGCTGGGTGGCCGGGCGGGTGCTGAACGGCGACCAGACGCACCAGGGCCGCCACATCCGCCTCGCGCCCGGTGCGTGGCAGATCCAGAAGGTGCGGCTGTACCGCTACAAGTAG
- a CDS encoding SGNH/GDSL hydrolase family protein, which yields MRSSFVLAAALLSVPLLSTAAPAAARPCSWQAAWASAQMTPEGNNVLPSGALADATLRQIVRPSIGGARVRVRFSNVFGHAPLRIAGAAIARSADNASARLVPGSVRALAFGGARDVVIPAGGEWLSDPVALPVAAFDDVAVSVHLPADPDGATAHPGSRATSWIAKGDATAATDLPGATGTDHWFQLSGMEVERCAAPNGIVAFGDSITDGYGVKPNTNARWTDGLARRLGGRAAVLNLGIGGNRLLLDGLGPNAMARFDRDVLAQAGARHLIVLEGVNDIGVLTREQPASPEAHRALVAGVTGAYAQMVARARAHGLTVHVATIMPFASNAYYHPGPASEADRQAINAWVRTPGHVDRVIDFDRAMRDPARPDRLLPAYDSGDGLHPSVAGYRAMAGVVGLDSLR from the coding sequence ATGCGATCGTCGTTCGTGCTTGCTGCCGCCCTGCTCTCCGTGCCGTTGCTCTCGACCGCCGCGCCAGCCGCCGCGCGCCCGTGTTCGTGGCAGGCGGCATGGGCCTCTGCGCAGATGACGCCGGAGGGCAACAACGTCCTTCCCTCCGGGGCGCTGGCCGATGCGACGCTGCGCCAGATCGTCCGGCCGTCGATCGGCGGGGCCCGCGTGCGGGTGCGATTCTCGAACGTGTTCGGGCATGCGCCGCTGCGGATCGCGGGTGCCGCCATCGCACGGTCCGCCGACAATGCCAGCGCACGGCTGGTGCCCGGCAGCGTGCGCGCGCTGGCGTTCGGGGGGGCACGCGACGTGGTGATCCCGGCGGGCGGCGAGTGGCTGAGCGATCCGGTCGCGCTGCCGGTCGCGGCATTCGACGATGTGGCGGTGTCGGTCCACCTTCCCGCCGACCCGGACGGCGCGACCGCGCATCCCGGCTCGCGCGCGACGTCGTGGATCGCGAAGGGCGATGCGACCGCGGCGACGGATCTGCCGGGGGCGACCGGCACCGATCATTGGTTCCAATTGTCGGGCATGGAAGTCGAGCGATGCGCGGCACCGAACGGCATCGTCGCCTTCGGCGACTCGATCACCGATGGGTATGGCGTGAAGCCCAACACCAATGCGCGCTGGACCGATGGGCTGGCGCGGCGTCTCGGCGGACGCGCCGCGGTGCTCAATCTGGGGATCGGCGGCAATCGCCTGCTGCTAGATGGGCTCGGACCGAACGCGATGGCACGCTTCGATCGCGACGTGCTCGCGCAGGCCGGAGCCCGGCACCTGATCGTGCTGGAGGGGGTCAACGACATCGGCGTGCTGACCCGCGAGCAGCCGGCGAGCCCGGAGGCGCATCGCGCGCTGGTGGCGGGGGTGACAGGCGCCTATGCACAGATGGTCGCCCGCGCGCGGGCGCACGGGCTGACGGTGCATGTGGCGACGATCATGCCGTTCGCGAGCAATGCTTATTATCATCCCGGTCCGGCAAGCGAGGCCGATCGGCAGGCGATCAATGCCTGGGTCCGCACACCCGGCCATGTCGACCGCGTCATCGACTTCGACCGCGCGATGCGCGACCCGGCGCGTCCCGACCGGCTGCTGCCCGCCTACGACAGCGGCGACGGGCTGCATCCGAGCGTCGCGGGATATCGCGCGATGGCCGGAGTGGTGGGGCTGGATAGCTTGCGCTGA
- a CDS encoding MFS transporter: protein MSDFIEAAQHAPDTAARAVPPPTGRIRWVICGLLFAAVVLSYIDRLVLGVLKPQLTELYHWTNTGYGDVTGYFQVFYGIGFLLFGWLIDRIGPKYGYLLAMGSWTLGHFAQTLVTSTTGFVIARIPLAFGEAGTYPSALAAASQWFPKKERALAIGIFNAGANVGAVVTPLLVGFIVAGLLLDWRWAFIITGLLNLVWLVAWWRLYHKPAEHPRLSAGERDWIEAEPQQDVGRAGFFRVLRHREAWAYMAGRFLIDPVWWTFLFWLPDFFNKQYGYDLKSFGPPLVAIYVLADLGAIAGGWYSSHLLKRGVAAGRARKRAMFACALFALPVMFAGQASSIWIAVALIGLACAAHQGFSTNLFALPGDQFPRFAQGTLIGLGGFAGAVGGFIASKSLGLLLDTVGSYGPFFVACGVAYLVALLVFHLLNPRYRNVILESRS from the coding sequence ATGAGCGACTTCATCGAAGCGGCGCAGCACGCGCCCGATACCGCCGCCCGTGCCGTGCCACCTCCGACGGGGCGCATCCGCTGGGTGATCTGCGGCCTGCTGTTCGCCGCGGTGGTGCTGTCGTACATCGACCGGCTGGTGCTGGGCGTGCTCAAGCCGCAGCTGACCGAACTCTACCATTGGACGAACACCGGCTACGGCGACGTCACCGGGTATTTCCAGGTCTTCTACGGGATCGGCTTCCTGCTGTTCGGGTGGCTGATCGACCGGATCGGGCCGAAGTACGGCTATCTGCTGGCGATGGGGAGCTGGACGCTCGGCCATTTCGCGCAGACGCTGGTCACCTCTACCACCGGCTTCGTGATCGCACGCATTCCGCTCGCCTTCGGCGAGGCGGGAACCTATCCCTCGGCGCTGGCCGCGGCGTCGCAATGGTTTCCCAAGAAGGAACGCGCGCTGGCGATCGGCATCTTCAATGCCGGGGCCAATGTCGGCGCGGTCGTGACGCCGTTGCTGGTCGGGTTCATCGTTGCGGGATTGCTGCTCGACTGGCGGTGGGCGTTCATCATCACCGGGTTGCTCAACCTGGTGTGGCTGGTCGCGTGGTGGCGGCTGTACCACAAGCCTGCCGAGCACCCGCGGCTGTCGGCGGGCGAGCGCGACTGGATCGAGGCCGAGCCGCAGCAGGATGTCGGGCGCGCCGGTTTCTTCCGGGTGCTGCGCCACCGCGAGGCATGGGCCTATATGGCGGGGCGGTTCCTGATCGATCCGGTGTGGTGGACGTTCCTGTTCTGGCTGCCGGATTTCTTCAACAAGCAATATGGCTACGATCTGAAGAGCTTCGGCCCGCCGTTGGTCGCCATCTACGTGCTGGCCGATCTCGGGGCGATCGCGGGCGGCTGGTATTCGTCGCACCTGCTGAAGCGCGGCGTGGCGGCGGGGCGGGCGCGCAAGCGGGCGATGTTCGCGTGCGCGCTGTTCGCGTTGCCGGTAATGTTCGCGGGACAGGCGAGCAGCATCTGGATCGCGGTCGCGCTGATCGGACTGGCGTGCGCGGCGCACCAGGGCTTTTCGACCAACCTGTTCGCGCTGCCCGGTGACCAGTTCCCACGTTTCGCGCAAGGGACGCTGATCGGGCTCGGCGGCTTCGCGGGCGCGGTGGGCGGGTTCATCGCCTCCAAGTCGCTCGGGCTGCTGCTCGACACGGTCGGCAGCTACGGGCCATTCTTCGTCGCGTGCGGTGTCGCCTATCTGGTCGCGCTGCTCGTCTTCCACCTGCTCAACCCGCGGTATCGCAACGTCATCCTGGAGAGCCGCTCATGA
- a CDS encoding IlvD/Edd family dehydratase, with protein sequence MTDLPLRSRAWFDNPANIDMTALYLERYLNFGLSLDELRSGKPIIGIAQTGSDLSPCNRHHLVLAERVREGVREMGGIVLEFPVHPIQETGKRPTAGLDRNLAYLGLVEVLYGYPLDGVVLTIGCDKTTPACLMAAATVNIPAIALSVGPMLNGWHKGERTGSGTIVWKARQLLAAGEIDDAEFIRLVASSAPSTGYCNTMGTATTMNSLAEALGMSLPGSAAIPAPYRDRQEVAYLTGKRIVEMVAEDLKPSDILTRDAFHNAIKVNSAIGGSTNAPIHLAALARHVGVELPLKDWETEGHKVPLLVNLQPAGEYLGEDYYRAGGVPAVVNQLIEQGLIAEDAPTVNGRTMGENCRGVAIEDEKVIRPYDQPLVEEAGFIVLSGNLFDAAIMKTSVISPEFRNRYLSNPNDPEAFEGPAVVFDGPEDYHARIDDPATGITPETLLFMRGAGPIGYPGAAEVVNMRPPAYLITEGVHALPCIGDGRQSGTSGSPSILNASPEAAAMGGLALLRTGDRVRVDLGKGTANVLIADEELAGRRQALEAAGGFAYPASQTPWQEIQRAVVGQMNTGAILEGAEKYQRIAQTMGLPRDNH encoded by the coding sequence ATGACCGATCTTCCCCTGCGCAGCCGTGCGTGGTTCGACAATCCGGCGAACATCGACATGACGGCGCTGTATCTGGAGCGCTACCTGAACTTCGGTCTTTCGCTGGACGAGCTTCGTTCGGGCAAGCCGATCATCGGGATCGCGCAGACGGGCAGCGACCTGAGCCCGTGCAACCGCCACCATCTGGTGCTGGCGGAGCGGGTGCGCGAGGGCGTGCGCGAGATGGGCGGGATCGTGCTGGAATTTCCGGTGCATCCGATCCAGGAGACCGGCAAGCGCCCGACCGCCGGGCTGGACCGCAACCTGGCGTATCTGGGGCTGGTCGAGGTGCTGTACGGCTATCCGCTGGACGGGGTGGTGCTGACGATCGGGTGCGACAAGACGACGCCGGCGTGCCTGATGGCGGCCGCGACCGTGAACATTCCCGCGATCGCGCTGTCGGTGGGGCCGATGCTGAACGGCTGGCACAAGGGCGAGCGGACCGGCTCGGGCACGATTGTGTGGAAGGCGCGGCAGCTGCTGGCGGCCGGCGAGATCGACGATGCCGAGTTCATCCGGCTGGTGGCGTCCTCGGCGCCGTCGACGGGCTATTGCAACACGATGGGCACCGCGACGACGATGAACTCGCTGGCCGAGGCGCTGGGCATGTCGCTGCCGGGTTCGGCGGCGATTCCGGCACCTTACCGTGACCGGCAGGAGGTGGCGTACCTGACGGGCAAGCGGATCGTCGAGATGGTGGCGGAGGATCTGAAGCCCTCCGACATCCTGACCAGGGACGCGTTCCACAATGCGATCAAGGTCAATTCGGCGATCGGCGGATCGACCAATGCGCCGATCCACCTGGCCGCGCTGGCGCGCCACGTCGGGGTCGAGCTGCCGTTGAAGGATTGGGAGACCGAAGGGCACAAGGTGCCGTTGCTGGTCAATCTGCAGCCGGCCGGCGAGTATCTGGGCGAGGATTACTACCGGGCCGGTGGTGTGCCGGCGGTGGTCAACCAGTTGATCGAGCAGGGATTGATCGCGGAGGACGCCCCCACCGTCAACGGCCGCACGATGGGCGAGAACTGCCGCGGCGTGGCGATCGAGGACGAGAAGGTGATCCGCCCGTACGACCAGCCGCTGGTCGAGGAGGCCGGGTTCATCGTGCTGTCGGGCAATCTGTTCGACGCCGCGATCATGAAGACCAGCGTGATCTCGCCGGAGTTCCGCAACCGTTACCTGTCGAACCCGAACGATCCCGAGGCGTTCGAGGGCCCGGCGGTGGTGTTCGACGGGCCGGAGGATTACCACGCGCGGATCGACGATCCGGCGACGGGGATCACGCCCGAGACGCTGCTGTTCATGCGCGGCGCCGGGCCGATCGGCTATCCCGGCGCGGCCGAGGTCGTCAACATGCGCCCGCCGGCGTACCTGATCACCGAGGGCGTCCACGCGCTGCCGTGCATCGGCGACGGGCGGCAATCGGGGACGAGCGGGTCGCCGTCGATCCTGAACGCCTCGCCCGAGGCGGCGGCGATGGGCGGGCTGGCCCTCTTGCGCACCGGCGACCGGGTGCGCGTGGACCTTGGCAAGGGCACGGCCAACGTGCTGATCGCGGACGAGGAACTGGCCGGGCGGCGGCAGGCGCTGGAGGCGGCGGGCGGCTTTGCCTATCCGGCTTCGCAGACGCCGTGGCAGGAGATCCAGCGCGCGGTGGTCGGCCAGATGAACACCGGCGCGATCCTGGAGGGTGCCGAGAAGTACCAGCGGATCGCCCAGACGATGGGGCTGCCGCGCGACAACCATTGA